One window from the genome of Jeotgalibaca sp. MA1X17-3 encodes:
- the rpoZ gene encoding DNA-directed RNA polymerase subunit omega, whose protein sequence is MMLYPSIDKLLEQVDSKYSMVTIAAKRAHELHAKAEPLLEEYHSYKNVGRALEEIANGELIIGTDTPKK, encoded by the coding sequence ATGATGCTTTACCCTTCAATTGATAAATTATTAGAACAAGTGGACTCAAAATACTCAATGGTTACGATTGCTGCAAAGCGTGCGCATGAACTTCATGCTAAAGCAGAACCACTACTGGAAGAGTATCATTCTTATAAAAATGTAGGACGAGCACTGGAAGAAATCGCAAACGGTGAATTAATCATCGGAACAGACACTCCAAAGAAATAA
- the gmk gene encoding guanylate kinase, translating into MTEKGLLIVLSGPSGVGKGTVRQAIFSQGERDFMYSISATTRKQRVGEVDSEDYFFKSREEFESMIKNNQLLEYTEYVGNYYGTPIDYVKKTLNEGNDIFLEIEVQGAMQVKERMPEGIFIFLTPPDLTELESRILNRGTDESPIIQQRMEKAVEELNLIRYYDYAVENDTVQNAVKNILAIIQSEHLKVSRFLENQLTDEKE; encoded by the coding sequence ATGACTGAAAAGGGATTGTTGATTGTATTGTCAGGACCCTCTGGTGTAGGAAAGGGTACAGTGAGACAAGCAATTTTTTCTCAAGGAGAAAGAGACTTCATGTATTCTATATCTGCTACCACTCGAAAACAAAGAGTTGGGGAAGTAGACAGCGAGGATTATTTTTTTAAAAGTAGAGAAGAATTTGAGTCTATGATCAAAAATAATCAATTATTGGAATATACCGAGTATGTTGGTAATTACTATGGAACACCCATTGATTATGTGAAGAAAACTCTAAACGAAGGAAATGATATTTTTCTTGAAATTGAAGTTCAAGGTGCCATGCAGGTAAAAGAGCGGATGCCAGAAGGAATATTTATTTTCCTGACACCACCAGATTTAACTGAACTAGAATCACGTATTTTAAATAGAGGAACGGATGAATCTCCAATTATTCAGCAGCGAATGGAAAAGGCAGTTGAAGAATTGAACTTAATCCGTTACTATGACTATGCAGTCGAAAACGATACCGTTCAAAATGCAGTGAAAAACATTTTGGCAATTATACAAAGTGAACATTTAAAGGTTTCTAGATTCTTAGAAAATCAACTAACAGATGAAAAGGAGTAA
- a CDS encoding V-type ATP synthase subunit D, with amino-acid sequence MARLNVKPTRMELAKLKDRLNLSTRGHKLLKDKQDELMRQFIVLIKENNVLRDEVEAELTSAMQEFVVAKSLINEAFIEELFVGTETSVELNIYEKNIMSVMVPQMDFTVQEKEKSTDIQYGYLNSSSELDKAIEKIETILPKLLKLSEIEKTCQLMADEIEKTRRRVNALEYRMIPQLQETIRYIQMKLEENERASIVRMMKVKDMGNK; translated from the coding sequence GTGGCAAGATTAAATGTCAAACCAACTCGGATGGAATTAGCTAAATTAAAAGATCGTCTAAATTTATCCACGCGTGGACACAAACTTTTGAAGGATAAGCAAGATGAACTCATGAGACAATTCATTGTATTGATTAAGGAGAATAATGTTTTGCGAGACGAAGTTGAAGCAGAGTTAACCAGTGCGATGCAAGAATTCGTAGTAGCAAAATCCTTAATAAATGAAGCTTTTATCGAAGAATTATTTGTTGGGACAGAAACTTCTGTTGAATTAAATATTTATGAAAAGAATATCATGAGTGTGATGGTTCCTCAAATGGACTTTACGGTTCAAGAGAAGGAAAAATCTACGGATATTCAATATGGATATTTAAATTCCAGCAGTGAACTAGATAAAGCTATTGAAAAAATCGAAACTATTCTTCCTAAACTTCTGAAATTAAGTGAAATCGAGAAAACCTGTCAACTAATGGCAGATGAGATTGAAAAAACCAGAAGACGTGTAAATGCATTGGAGTATCGTATGATTCCACAGTTACAAGAAACCATTCGTTACATTCAAATGAAGCTTGAAGAAAATGAACGTGCTTCTATTGTTCGTATGATGAAAGTAAAAGACATGGGAAACAAATAG
- a CDS encoding V-type ATP synthase subunit B yields MLKEYKTVTEVVGPLMVVEQIEGIKFDELVEIQMQDGEIRTGQVLEVSEDKAMVQIFEGPSGINIKDTKVRFRGKPLSIDVSEDMVGRVFDGMGRPIDNGPEIIPEKSLDINGQAINPVARDYPDEFIQTGISAIDHLNTLVRGQKLPVFSGSGLPHKELAAQIARQATVLNSDEKFAVVFAAMGITFEEAEYFMEDFRKTGAIDRSVMFINLADDPAIERIATPKMALTTAEYLAFEKDMHVLVIMTDMTNYCEALREISAARREVPGRRGYPGYLYTNLSTLYERAGRLIGKKGSVTQIPILSMPEDDITHPIPDLTGYITEGQIILSRELNNANIKPPIDVLPSLSRLKDKGTGEGKTRKDHAPTMNQLFAAYAEGKEAKELAVILGESALSNTDKLYLEFTDRFEKEYVNQGFYNNRTIQESLDLGWELLSILPKTELKRIKNEMIEEFMPEGE; encoded by the coding sequence ATGCTTAAAGAATACAAAACAGTTACAGAAGTCGTCGGACCCCTAATGGTAGTAGAACAGATCGAAGGCATTAAGTTTGATGAATTAGTTGAAATTCAAATGCAAGATGGAGAAATTCGTACCGGACAAGTATTGGAAGTGTCAGAAGATAAAGCAATGGTCCAGATTTTTGAAGGACCAAGTGGGATTAATATCAAGGATACAAAAGTTCGTTTCCGTGGTAAACCACTTTCTATTGATGTTTCGGAAGATATGGTTGGTAGAGTGTTTGATGGAATGGGCCGTCCGATTGATAATGGTCCAGAAATTATTCCTGAAAAATCTTTGGATATCAATGGACAAGCGATTAATCCAGTTGCAAGAGACTATCCTGATGAGTTTATCCAAACAGGGATTTCTGCTATTGACCACTTAAATACATTGGTTCGTGGCCAAAAATTACCTGTGTTCTCTGGATCAGGTCTTCCACATAAAGAACTAGCTGCTCAAATCGCAAGACAAGCGACTGTTTTAAACAGTGACGAGAAATTTGCGGTTGTATTTGCAGCAATGGGGATTACCTTTGAAGAAGCAGAATATTTCATGGAAGACTTCCGTAAAACAGGAGCGATTGATCGTTCGGTTATGTTTATCAACTTAGCGGATGATCCAGCTATCGAACGGATTGCTACTCCTAAGATGGCCTTGACTACTGCTGAATACCTTGCATTTGAAAAAGATATGCACGTATTAGTAATTATGACGGATATGACGAACTACTGTGAGGCTTTACGTGAAATCTCTGCAGCTCGTCGTGAAGTACCAGGTCGTCGTGGATATCCTGGTTACCTTTATACAAACTTATCTACTTTGTATGAACGTGCCGGAAGATTAATTGGTAAAAAAGGATCAGTTACTCAGATACCTATTTTATCTATGCCGGAAGATGATATCACGCATCCAATTCCTGACTTAACAGGTTACATCACAGAAGGACAAATCATCCTTTCTCGTGAATTGAATAACGCTAATATTAAGCCACCAATTGATGTGTTACCATCTTTGTCACGTTTGAAAGATAAAGGTACCGGTGAAGGTAAAACACGTAAAGACCATGCACCAACGATGAACCAACTCTTTGCAGCGTATGCTGAAGGAAAAGAAGCAAAAGAACTAGCAGTTATCTTAGGAGAGTCTGCCTTATCGAACACTGATAAATTGTATTTAGAATTTACAGACAGATTTGAAAAAGAATATGTAAACCAAGGATTTTATAACAACCGTACCATTCAAGAATCACTTGATTTAGGTTGGGAACTGTTATCGATCTTGCCGAAGACTGAATTAAAACGAATTAAGAATGAAATGATCGAAGAGTTTATGCCGGAAGGAGAGTGA
- a CDS encoding V-type ATP synthase subunit A, translated as MKNGKIIKVSGPLVMAKGMEEANIQDICRVGDLGLIGEIIEMRNDIASIQVYEETSGVGPGEPVVTTGEALSVELGPGVVSQMFDGIQRPLNTFKEATDSNYLVRGVHVDSLDRKKTWEFTATVEVRQKVIAGDIVGTVPETKVIEHRIMIPYGVEGTIKTIQSGTYTLEDTVYTLETEEGLKEFTMMQTWPVRKGRPVQKKLNPNVPMITGQRVIDTFFPITKGGSAAVPGPFGAGKTVVQHQIAKFSDVDLVVYVGCGERGNEMTDVLNEFPELVDPNTGESLMERTILIANTSNMPVAAREASIYTGITIAEYFRDMGYNVAVMADSTSRWAEALREMSGRLEEMPGDEGYPAYLGSRIAEYYERAGRTLSLGTVGREGSISAIGAVSPPGGDTSEPVTQNTLRVVKVYWALDSSLAQRRHFPSVNWLTSYSLYDDEVGIYMDEKMNSNWAERVQHAMDLLQEESELEEIVRLVGIESLSERDRLTMAIAESIREDYLQQNAFDDVDTYTSREKQYQMLQLILGFEDEAREAMRLGAYFQEIMDGTVDVRDRIARSKFIPEDKLADMKQIEIDMKETVRTILAEGGMTRNA; from the coding sequence TTGAAAAATGGTAAAATAATAAAAGTTTCCGGTCCTTTAGTCATGGCAAAAGGTATGGAGGAAGCAAACATTCAAGATATCTGTCGGGTTGGAGATTTAGGTCTAATCGGCGAAATTATTGAAATGCGTAATGATATTGCCTCCATTCAGGTCTACGAAGAGACTTCAGGAGTTGGACCAGGTGAACCTGTCGTTACCACTGGGGAAGCACTTTCGGTTGAATTAGGCCCAGGTGTTGTTTCACAGATGTTCGACGGAATTCAACGACCTTTAAATACATTTAAAGAAGCAACAGACAGTAATTATTTGGTACGTGGAGTTCATGTTGACTCTTTGGACCGCAAAAAAACGTGGGAATTTACAGCTACCGTAGAGGTTAGGCAAAAAGTAATAGCCGGTGATATTGTTGGGACTGTGCCAGAAACTAAAGTAATTGAACATCGCATCATGATTCCTTATGGTGTAGAGGGAACGATTAAGACGATTCAAAGTGGAACGTATACTCTGGAAGATACCGTGTATACTTTAGAAACTGAAGAAGGTCTAAAAGAATTTACAATGATGCAAACATGGCCAGTTAGAAAGGGACGTCCGGTTCAAAAGAAATTGAACCCAAACGTTCCTATGATTACTGGACAACGTGTTATTGATACATTCTTCCCGATTACAAAAGGTGGTTCAGCCGCTGTTCCTGGACCATTTGGAGCAGGAAAGACGGTTGTTCAACACCAAATCGCTAAATTTAGTGATGTGGATTTAGTTGTCTACGTAGGTTGTGGAGAACGTGGAAATGAAATGACAGACGTTTTAAATGAATTTCCAGAATTAGTTGACCCTAATACAGGAGAATCTTTGATGGAACGTACAATCCTAATTGCAAACACATCAAACATGCCCGTAGCAGCACGTGAAGCTTCTATTTACACAGGAATTACGATTGCTGAGTATTTCCGTGATATGGGATACAATGTGGCAGTAATGGCAGACTCTACTTCTCGTTGGGCAGAAGCTCTACGTGAAATGTCTGGACGTTTAGAAGAAATGCCTGGTGATGAAGGGTATCCTGCTTATCTAGGAAGCCGTATTGCTGAGTATTATGAGCGTGCAGGTCGTACTCTTTCATTAGGAACAGTAGGAAGAGAAGGAAGTATTTCAGCAATAGGAGCTGTATCACCTCCAGGAGGAGATACTTCAGAGCCGGTTACTCAAAATACATTACGTGTTGTAAAAGTTTATTGGGCACTGGATTCTTCTTTAGCACAAAGACGTCACTTCCCATCTGTAAACTGGCTAACTTCTTATTCATTGTATGATGATGAAGTTGGAATATATATGGATGAAAAGATGAATTCAAATTGGGCTGAAAGAGTTCAACATGCAATGGACTTGCTACAAGAAGAGTCTGAATTAGAAGAGATTGTGCGATTAGTAGGGATTGAATCTCTATCCGAGCGAGATCGACTAACCATGGCAATTGCTGAATCTATTCGTGAAGATTATTTACAACAAAATGCTTTTGATGATGTAGATACGTATACTTCACGTGAAAAACAATACCAAATGCTCCAACTGATTCTAGGGTTTGAAGATGAAGCCCGTGAAGCAATGAGATTGGGTGCTTATTTCCAAGAAATTATGGATGGTACGGTAGATGTTCGTGACCGTATTGCCAGAAGTAAGTTTATTCCTGAAGATAAATTAGCTGATATGAAACAAATAGAAATAGATATGAAAGAAACGGTTCGTACTATTTTAGCTGAAGGAGGAATGACGAGAAATGCTTAA
- a CDS encoding V-type ATP synthase subunit F, whose amino-acid sequence MAHNIAVVGDKDSILPFKILGFSVFASSSAAQARETIDRLAVQNYGIIYLTEALAEKIPDTIKRYDAILTPAIILIPNYSGSLGIGKQRIQDNVEKAVGQNIL is encoded by the coding sequence ATGGCTCATAATATAGCAGTTGTCGGCGATAAAGATTCCATCCTCCCATTTAAAATTTTAGGTTTTTCAGTTTTTGCTAGTAGTAGTGCAGCACAAGCTAGAGAAACCATTGACCGTTTGGCCGTACAAAATTACGGGATTATTTATCTGACAGAAGCACTGGCAGAAAAAATTCCAGATACCATTAAAAGGTATGATGCAATCTTGACTCCAGCGATTATTCTCATTCCCAATTACAGTGGTTCATTAGGGATAGGAAAACAACGGATTCAGGATAATGTTGAAAAAGCGGTTGGGCAAAATATTTTATAA
- a CDS encoding V-type ATPase subunit — MKDTDYKGINTLIRTYELRLLKTDEIERMLKASDLKTALDVLKGTDYDFDEEEILQTKNFNDILMRHLGDVYQELFSIAPDPELIELFTLQYSYHNLKVFLKQYFLEQDLEELLIPIGKLSLDSLKNLVDTGESDEANPIMVEAVQQAKNDYSESGLIETVTVFMDTYYFRHLRAIASKENFEAITNIVDTKIDLYNLSSLVRSLNQKKPRSHLHTMLSSSGTIPKQEIIDESVNGPVTVLKKLYAEKSYGDLLETVIEEDNTINTLKLDMLVDTITHNIVSEGIYQPFGPLALLGYIYAKEIEVTNLRLLLVGKDNGIAEEELRKRVRHVYGS; from the coding sequence ATGAAAGATACTGATTATAAAGGTATCAATACATTAATCCGGACCTATGAGCTCCGATTACTGAAAACAGATGAGATCGAAAGAATGTTAAAAGCTAGCGACTTGAAAACAGCGCTTGATGTGTTGAAGGGAACGGACTACGACTTTGATGAAGAAGAAATCCTTCAGACAAAAAACTTCAACGACATTCTTATGCGACATCTTGGGGATGTTTACCAAGAACTGTTTTCCATTGCCCCTGATCCAGAGTTGATTGAATTGTTTACGTTACAATACTCTTACCATAATTTAAAAGTATTTTTAAAACAGTACTTTTTGGAACAAGATTTAGAAGAACTTTTAATTCCAATCGGCAAGTTATCTTTAGATTCTCTAAAAAACTTGGTTGATACCGGTGAAAGTGATGAAGCTAATCCAATTATGGTTGAAGCAGTTCAACAAGCGAAAAATGATTATTCTGAGTCAGGTCTGATAGAAACAGTAACTGTATTTATGGATACTTATTATTTCCGTCATTTACGTGCCATTGCAAGTAAAGAAAATTTTGAAGCAATTACAAATATTGTGGATACAAAAATTGATTTATATAACCTTTCTTCTCTTGTAAGAAGTTTAAATCAGAAAAAACCAAGAAGCCACTTGCATACGATGTTATCCTCGTCAGGAACTATTCCAAAACAGGAAATCATTGATGAGTCGGTAAATGGACCTGTAACGGTCTTGAAAAAATTATATGCGGAAAAATCCTATGGTGATTTGCTTGAGACAGTCATTGAAGAGGATAATACGATTAATACGTTAAAACTAGATATGTTGGTAGATACCATTACTCATAATATTGTTTCTGAAGGGATCTATCAGCCTTTTGGACCACTAGCTTTGCTAGGGTATATTTATGCGAAGGAAATAGAAGTAACTAATTTACGTCTGTTATTAGTAGGAAAAGATAATGGTATTGCAGAAGAAGAATTAAGAAAGAGGGTGCGACACGTTTATGGCTCATAA
- a CDS encoding V-type ATP synthase subunit K, with the protein MEKLTWLQFLMENDGGFIFAALGIGLAVIFSGMGSAKGVGMTGEAAAALIKEQPEKFGKSLILELLPGTQGLYGFVIGFLIYLNMTPDMPLQEGIYMLMAGLPIAFTGLTSGIAQGRVSTAAIQILAKREEHNTKGIIYSAMVETYAILGFVISFLLVLNS; encoded by the coding sequence ATGGAAAAACTTACTTGGTTACAATTTTTAATGGAAAATGACGGTGGATTTATTTTTGCGGCACTTGGAATTGGTTTGGCAGTTATCTTTTCAGGTATGGGGTCTGCAAAAGGTGTAGGTATGACCGGTGAAGCGGCAGCTGCTCTAATTAAAGAACAACCAGAAAAATTTGGTAAATCTTTAATTCTAGAATTGCTACCAGGTACACAAGGTTTATACGGATTTGTTATTGGTTTCTTGATTTACTTAAATATGACTCCAGATATGCCTTTGCAAGAGGGAATCTACATGTTGATGGCTGGATTACCAATTGCTTTCACTGGTTTAACTTCCGGTATTGCACAAGGACGCGTTTCAACAGCGGCAATACAAATTTTGGCTAAAAGAGAGGAACACAATACAAAAGGGATCATTTATTCTGCGATGGTAGAAACGTACGCTATCCTTGGCTTTGTTATTTCCTTCTTATTAGTTCTAAATAGCTAA
- a CDS encoding V-type ATP synthase subunit I — MAIAKMKKIKLISLQDQKDSIMQAIQGMQSVELIDMTEEYEQSAPADSPKRDVLNNSIKVLEGKQEDYKDALIFLKSYLPQPTMLEKMREPRKKMTIQSIEGEASQLNQEKILQEVDVLRKRIKKIEETIKKHNEDETFLLKWKKLSFNPETLSDNKFVLSLTGTIPQTKSDDYIRALNENPLIFVEEVYQAREEYGVSIYFDRQVEEEVKDFLEENYFFKLSYLFDSPPEEELVRIRKDRDVMKQELSEIKTKLADMKKTEWELMLINETIYAKLQRLYGQLLLLDERHLFILEGWMEDSKLQYFQEEMAEHLSQEDYAILTEDVKEEEIDKVPIVLKNNRFVSPFENITAMYSLPKYNEIDPTPFLTPFYLIFFGMMLADLGYGLLMWAATMVALKFFHLDKGMKKNMRFFNLLSYATMGWGLIYGSFFGAALPIVLLSTTEDVNTILLMSVIFGVIQMLVGLSVKTYLQLRVKDIYGAISDGIGWIAIFVGIILIVLGNLVIPSPVLNTAGAVVAILGAVSIIVASSLGSDNKALGAGAGLYNLYGITGYIGDVVSYTRLMALGVSGGSIALAFNMIVGFLPTGARFTVGIVLFLILHAVNFGLSALSAYVHGARLIFVEFFGKFYDGGGKALNPLKTSEEYIDLKNNLETE, encoded by the coding sequence ATGGCAATAGCTAAAATGAAAAAGATAAAACTCATCTCGTTACAGGATCAAAAAGATTCTATCATGCAAGCGATCCAAGGAATGCAGAGTGTAGAATTAATTGATATGACTGAAGAGTATGAGCAATCGGCGCCAGCGGATTCCCCTAAGAGAGATGTTCTCAATAATAGTATTAAAGTGTTAGAAGGAAAACAGGAAGATTACAAAGATGCACTAATTTTTTTGAAATCATACCTTCCTCAACCAACGATGCTAGAAAAAATGCGAGAACCTCGAAAGAAAATGACTATTCAGTCAATAGAGGGAGAAGCTAGTCAACTAAATCAAGAAAAAATTCTTCAAGAAGTAGATGTATTGAGAAAAAGAATAAAAAAGATAGAAGAAACTATTAAGAAACATAATGAGGATGAAACATTTCTTTTGAAATGGAAGAAATTATCTTTTAATCCTGAAACTTTGTCGGACAATAAATTTGTTTTGTCTTTAACAGGAACGATTCCTCAAACAAAGTCGGATGACTACATAAGAGCTCTAAATGAAAATCCTCTTATCTTTGTGGAAGAAGTTTATCAAGCAAGAGAAGAATATGGAGTTTCCATATATTTTGATCGTCAAGTAGAAGAAGAAGTAAAAGACTTCCTTGAAGAAAATTATTTCTTTAAACTCAGCTATTTATTTGATTCTCCACCAGAAGAAGAATTGGTGAGGATTAGAAAAGATAGAGACGTCATGAAGCAAGAACTTAGTGAAATCAAAACGAAGTTAGCTGATATGAAAAAAACAGAATGGGAACTCATGCTAATCAATGAGACCATTTATGCAAAGCTACAGCGATTATATGGTCAACTACTTTTGTTAGATGAAAGACATCTATTTATTTTGGAAGGTTGGATGGAAGATTCTAAACTCCAATATTTCCAAGAAGAAATGGCAGAACATTTATCGCAAGAAGATTATGCGATTTTAACTGAAGATGTGAAAGAAGAGGAAATAGACAAGGTACCTATTGTTTTAAAAAACAATCGTTTTGTTTCTCCTTTTGAAAATATTACGGCGATGTATAGTTTGCCTAAATACAATGAGATTGATCCTACACCATTTTTAACACCTTTTTACCTCATCTTCTTTGGAATGATGCTGGCTGATTTAGGGTATGGATTATTGATGTGGGCAGCAACGATGGTTGCATTGAAGTTCTTCCATTTAGATAAAGGTATGAAAAAGAATATGCGTTTCTTTAATCTTCTTTCTTATGCAACAATGGGTTGGGGATTAATATATGGATCGTTCTTTGGTGCTGCTTTGCCAATTGTTCTTTTATCTACTACGGAGGATGTAAATACGATTCTCTTGATGTCGGTAATCTTTGGTGTCATTCAAATGTTGGTTGGTCTTAGCGTCAAAACCTACCTTCAATTAAGGGTTAAAGATATATATGGAGCTATTTCAGATGGTATTGGTTGGATTGCCATTTTTGTGGGTATCATTCTAATCGTACTAGGGAATTTAGTTATACCAAGCCCTGTCTTAAATACAGCTGGAGCAGTTGTTGCTATATTGGGAGCTGTCTCAATTATTGTCGCTTCTTCATTAGGATCTGATAATAAAGCATTAGGAGCTGGAGCTGGTTTATACAACCTCTACGGAATTACTGGTTATATTGGTGATGTAGTGAGTTACACTCGTTTAATGGCGCTAGGTGTGTCAGGTGGGAGTATCGCTTTGGCTTTTAATATGATCGTAGGATTTTTACCAACAGGTGCAAGATTTACAGTAGGAATCGTACTGTTTTTAATCCTTCATGCAGTTAACTTTGGACTTTCTGCTTTAAGTGCCTATGTACACGGAGCTCGACTAATCTTTGTAGAGTTCTTTGGTAAGTTTTATGATGGTGGCGGAAAAGCACTCAACCCACTAAAAACATCAGAAGAATATATTGATTTAAAAAATAATTTAGAAACAGAATAA
- the cls gene encoding cardiolipin synthase, translating to MNIWQFLILLFFIINTVGAIYTVFHDNRDVGVTWAWLLTLILLPGFGFIIYLFIGKKMNENQIYDLKTQKSLGMSQLAEVQIELLEENEATGNESEDEYSINTVLLFLESNESILTRGNKVEVISDGKTKFNRFIEDISKAKKHVHLLYYTFRSDSLGKRVLAALEERAAAGVEVLVVFDALGCRGIERNFFKNLEKLGGKTLVFFGSRIPFVNLRMNYRNHRKILVVDGKVGYLGGFNIGNEYLGKGPLGYWRDTHIRIEGNAVLTLQSRFLMDWNAVSDEKHKKEYEDIYFPISPQVGNTAMQIVASGPDNDIQAIKMGFIKMISQAKKSIYIQTPYFIPDESVHESLKIAALSGIEVNIMIPSKPDHPFVYRATEFFANDIMKYGANVFIYQNGFLHSKVLVVDEEVTSVGTANMDVRSFKLNFEMNAFIYDPIIAQELISNFQKDQERCKEVTLEYFEKQSNWKKFKQYFSRMLSPIL from the coding sequence ATGAATATATGGCAATTTCTTATCTTGCTCTTCTTTATTATTAATACTGTTGGTGCAATATACACAGTTTTTCATGATAATCGAGACGTAGGGGTCACCTGGGCGTGGTTACTTACATTGATTCTGTTACCGGGATTTGGATTTATTATTTATTTGTTTATAGGTAAGAAGATGAACGAAAATCAAATATATGATTTAAAAACTCAAAAAAGTTTAGGGATGTCTCAGTTAGCGGAAGTTCAAATCGAGTTACTAGAAGAAAATGAAGCTACAGGAAACGAATCAGAGGATGAGTATTCTATTAACACCGTGCTATTATTTTTAGAAAGTAATGAATCCATTTTAACGCGTGGTAATAAAGTGGAAGTTATTTCTGATGGAAAGACAAAATTCAATCGATTCATTGAAGATATTAGTAAAGCTAAAAAGCATGTTCATCTCTTGTATTATACGTTTCGATCTGATTCTTTAGGAAAAAGAGTATTAGCAGCATTAGAAGAACGAGCAGCAGCTGGAGTAGAAGTTTTAGTTGTGTTTGATGCATTGGGATGTCGAGGTATTGAACGAAACTTTTTTAAGAATCTAGAAAAACTAGGTGGGAAAACACTAGTATTCTTTGGTTCTCGAATTCCATTTGTAAATCTACGAATGAACTATCGGAATCACAGAAAAATATTAGTGGTAGATGGTAAAGTAGGGTATTTAGGTGGATTTAATATCGGAAATGAGTACTTAGGAAAAGGTCCGTTAGGATATTGGAGAGATACACATATTCGTATTGAAGGAAATGCTGTCTTAACTCTACAAAGTAGATTCTTAATGGACTGGAATGCGGTTTCTGATGAGAAACACAAAAAAGAATATGAAGATATTTATTTTCCAATTTCTCCACAAGTAGGAAATACCGCTATGCAAATTGTAGCTAGTGGACCTGATAATGATATTCAAGCCATTAAAATGGGCTTTATCAAAATGATTAGTCAGGCGAAAAAATCTATTTATATTCAAACTCCTTACTTTATTCCAGATGAAAGTGTGCATGAATCATTGAAGATAGCAGCGCTATCAGGTATAGAAGTAAATATTATGATTCCTTCTAAGCCAGATCACCCGTTTGTTTATCGAGCGACTGAATTCTTTGCGAATGATATCATGAAGTATGGAGCGAATGTCTTTATTTATCAGAATGGTTTTCTTCACTCAAAAGTTTTGGTGGTTGATGAGGAAGTAACTTCTGTTGGAACAGCCAATATGGACGTTCGCAGCTTTAAATTAAATTTTGAAATGAATGCTTTTATCTATGACCCAATCATTGCTCAAGAATTGATTAGTAATTTTCAAAAAGATCAAGAGAGATGTAAAGAAGTTACGCTAGAATATTTTGAAAAACAATCTAATTGGAAAAAATTCAAACAATACTTTTCTAGAATGCTCTCACCAATTTTATAG
- a CDS encoding energy-coupled thiamine transporter ThiT codes for MGSNSLRGWMEVVVFAVVATVISFFPVTIGEYSLVLAGLPLIFISLRRGLLQGLIAGGLAGILFLLFKEGSPDLSENIVTQFGPLAFIGITGLFAKYTQRTLNNKRYSNAALNIVTASFIGMLLYFVWVIVGSLFFTTEVSSSESNLFSMYGLSFLLSVVGTAVVLLLLAKFAPKLFIPRDTSFLSRKEKSRLLND; via the coding sequence ATGGGTTCAAATAGTTTAAGAGGCTGGATGGAAGTAGTTGTTTTTGCAGTAGTAGCAACAGTAATTTCTTTTTTTCCAGTAACAATTGGAGAATACAGTCTCGTTTTAGCAGGACTACCTTTAATTTTTATCAGTTTACGCAGAGGACTTTTGCAAGGCTTAATTGCTGGAGGTTTAGCAGGGATTTTATTTCTTTTATTCAAAGAAGGAAGTCCAGATTTGTCAGAGAATATTGTGACTCAGTTCGGCCCATTAGCTTTTATTGGGATTACAGGATTGTTTGCAAAGTATACCCAAAGAACATTGAACAACAAACGATATTCTAATGCAGCGTTAAACATTGTAACTGCTTCTTTTATTGGTATGCTTTTGTATTTCGTATGGGTAATTGTAGGATCACTATTTTTCACAACGGAAGTGTCATCAAGTGAAAGTAATCTTTTTAGCATGTATGGACTATCATTTTTATTGTCCGTTGTAGGTACAGCAGTTGTGCTACTTCTTTTGGCTAAATTCGCTCCTAAACTCTTTATTCCAAGAGATACATCATTTCTTAGTAGAAAAGAAAAGTCACGTTTGTTAAACGACTAA